A window of Sulfuricurvum sp. contains these coding sequences:
- the glmM gene encoding phosphoglucosamine mutase, with translation MKLFGTDGVRGEAGSFLTAELAMRVAMAAGIYFSAHARTKKILLGKDTRKSGYMIENAIVSGLTAVGYDVIEIGPMPTPAIAFLTLNMRCDAGIMISASHNPFEDNGIKFFDAQGNKLSEEIEAQIEAIAHDRVRLEEGQVTGKKIGAAKRIDDVIGRYIVQLKNSFSRELTLQGLRIVLDTANGAGYKVGPTVLDELGAEVIVLHDKPNGFNINEGCGALHTKDLREAVKQYRADIGLALDGDADRLIVVDEKGDEVDGDQILGALALFLHQSGKLKGDGIVSTVMSNQALEDCMNENGLKLFRSNVGDKYVLEMMREKGINFGGEQSGHIILHDYAKTGDGLMSALQTLSLLLVSGQKASKVLRPFKLYPQKLVNIKVKVKKPLDQIEGLSEELAKIDAEHMRHLIRYSGTENKLRLLLEGKDAKVMEKAMEKLVAFFEKALNG, from the coding sequence ATGAAACTTTTTGGAACAGATGGAGTACGAGGTGAAGCTGGATCATTTTTAACGGCAGAATTGGCGATGCGCGTAGCGATGGCAGCCGGTATCTATTTTAGTGCACATGCTCGAACAAAAAAGATTTTGCTCGGTAAAGATACCCGTAAAAGCGGTTATATGATTGAAAATGCCATTGTCAGTGGTTTGACGGCGGTAGGATATGATGTGATAGAGATTGGTCCGATGCCGACTCCTGCTATCGCTTTTTTGACATTGAACATGCGTTGTGATGCGGGGATTATGATTTCGGCAAGTCACAATCCGTTTGAAGATAACGGGATTAAGTTTTTCGATGCTCAGGGGAATAAGCTTTCCGAGGAAATCGAAGCGCAAATCGAAGCAATAGCACACGATAGAGTTCGTTTGGAAGAGGGGCAAGTAACCGGTAAAAAAATCGGTGCGGCAAAACGGATTGATGACGTTATCGGTCGCTATATCGTTCAGCTCAAAAACTCTTTTAGCCGTGAATTGACACTGCAAGGGTTGCGTATCGTACTGGATACCGCTAATGGGGCAGGGTATAAAGTGGGGCCAACGGTACTTGATGAATTGGGTGCTGAAGTAATTGTATTGCACGATAAGCCTAACGGATTTAATATTAATGAGGGATGCGGCGCATTACATACCAAAGATTTGCGTGAAGCAGTGAAGCAGTACCGTGCCGATATCGGTTTGGCTCTTGATGGAGATGCAGATCGTCTGATTGTGGTCGATGAAAAAGGGGATGAAGTTGATGGGGATCAGATTCTTGGTGCTTTGGCACTTTTCTTACATCAAAGCGGAAAACTCAAAGGGGATGGAATCGTCTCGACTGTGATGAGTAATCAAGCGCTAGAGGATTGTATGAATGAAAACGGTCTTAAGCTTTTTCGCTCCAATGTCGGAGATAAATATGTGTTAGAAATGATGCGTGAGAAGGGAATTAACTTCGGTGGTGAACAAAGCGGTCATATAATCTTACACGATTATGCCAAAACAGGGGATGGCTTGATGAGTGCATTGCAGACGTTATCCCTGCTCCTAGTATCGGGACAAAAAGCGAGCAAAGTACTTCGTCCTTTTAAACTTTATCCCCAAAAATTGGTCAACATAAAAGTAAAAGTGAAAAAACCGCTCGATCAGATAGAGGGATTAAGTGAAGAGCTTGCAAAGATTGATGCAGAACATATGCGCCATCTCATCCGTTATTCGGGAACAGAAAACAAACTTCGACTCCTTTTAGAGGGGAAAGATGCCAAAGTGATGGAAAAAGCAATGGAAAAATTGGTCGCTTTTTTTGAAAAGGCACTTAATGGTTAG
- the rpsT gene encoding 30S ribosomal protein S20 — MANHKSALKRIRQTEKRTERNRFYRTRIKNIVKAVRTAVEAGDKDAARAALVIANANLHKYVSKGVLKKETAARKVSRLHLAVNKLA; from the coding sequence ATGGCAAACCATAAGTCAGCATTGAAACGTATCCGTCAAACGGAAAAACGTACTGAGCGTAACAGATTTTACCGTACACGTATTAAAAATATCGTTAAAGCGGTTCGTACTGCTGTAGAAGCAGGAGACAAAGATGCTGCACGTGCGGCTCTTGTTATTGCTAACGCTAACTTGCACAAATATGTTAGCAAAGGTGTCTTGAAAAAAGAGACTGCTGCACGTAAAGTAAGCCGTCTTCACCTAGCTGTTAACAAACTAGCCTAG
- the prfA gene encoding peptide chain release factor 1: MLSDKLIPFINRYNELTELLSSPDIGNDIKRMTDLSKEQSSLLAIYTKATEYKKLLDDIEENKSLAFDAELGELAKEEIRALEPLVEPLEEEIKKLLIPTDPNDKRNIYIELRAGTGGDEAAIFVGDLFNAYVRYADLKGWKIELMSASASDAGGYKELIALIKGEGVYTRLKHEAGVHRVQRVPATESQGRVHTSAITVAIMPEVDDVEVVINENDLKIDVMRSSGSGGQSVNTTDSAVRITHIPTGIVVTNQDEKSQHKNKDKAMKILKARIYDMQMIEVKEKEMSERKEQVGSGDRSARIRTYNYPQNRMSDHRITLTLYRLEEIMQGGLMDDIIEPLIADEQARLMERNGL, encoded by the coding sequence ATGTTATCCGACAAACTCATCCCTTTTATTAACCGCTATAACGAACTCACCGAACTTCTCAGTTCTCCCGATATTGGAAATGATATTAAGCGCATGACCGACCTCTCTAAAGAGCAATCCTCACTTTTAGCCATTTATACCAAAGCGACCGAATACAAAAAACTTCTCGATGATATCGAAGAGAATAAATCTCTCGCCTTTGATGCGGAGCTCGGAGAGTTGGCAAAAGAGGAGATAAGAGCATTAGAACCTCTCGTTGAACCACTCGAAGAGGAGATCAAAAAACTCCTCATCCCAACCGATCCCAATGATAAACGCAATATTTATATCGAGTTGCGTGCCGGTACAGGTGGAGATGAAGCGGCAATTTTTGTCGGAGATTTGTTCAATGCCTACGTCCGTTATGCCGACCTCAAAGGGTGGAAGATAGAGCTGATGAGTGCAAGTGCCTCCGATGCGGGGGGATACAAAGAGCTCATCGCCCTCATCAAAGGAGAAGGTGTCTACACCCGTCTCAAACACGAAGCGGGGGTTCATCGCGTTCAACGTGTCCCTGCTACCGAGTCCCAAGGACGGGTTCATACCTCAGCAATTACGGTCGCTATCATGCCTGAAGTAGACGATGTCGAGGTCGTTATCAATGAAAATGACCTCAAAATCGACGTTATGCGCTCATCGGGTTCTGGGGGGCAAAGTGTTAACACCACCGATTCGGCGGTACGGATTACCCATATCCCAACCGGAATCGTCGTCACCAACCAAGATGAAAAATCGCAACACAAAAACAAAGACAAAGCGATGAAAATCCTCAAAGCCCGTATCTACGATATGCAGATGATTGAAGTCAAAGAAAAAGAGATGAGTGAGCGCAAAGAGCAAGTAGGATCAGGGGATCGATCGGCTCGTATCCGCACCTACAACTACCCTCAAAATCGGATGTCGGATCACCGCATTACGTTGACACTGTACCGTTTAGAGGAGATTATGCAGGGGGGATTGATGGATGATATTATCGAGCCTCTTATTGCTGATGAGCAAGCACGGTTGATGGAGAGAAACGGGTTATAA
- the dapF gene encoding diaminopimelate epimerase — MLQIAKYCASGNDFVIFHTLHGAERSELAKVLCDRQRGIGADGLIVLLPHETYDFEWEFYNADGSTASMCGNGSRACAHYAHRFGLAHSEMEFLTGAGVIKASVEGDMVQSDLTPPYVVNDEIVEYDMRWWLIDTGVPHLVTFDADMERFDIDMARELRHKYNANVNIASVQSNGAIHVRTYERGVEDETLACGTGMAACFYRASIESLVADRARVYPKSGETLYLGLDEGVITFKGEVQGVFETTWRFL; from the coding sequence ATGCTCCAAATTGCTAAATATTGCGCAAGCGGTAATGATTTTGTCATCTTTCACACCCTGCACGGTGCTGAGCGCTCCGAACTGGCAAAAGTGCTATGTGACCGCCAGCGAGGTATCGGTGCCGATGGCTTGATTGTACTATTGCCCCATGAAACGTATGATTTTGAATGGGAGTTTTACAATGCTGACGGATCAACTGCATCGATGTGCGGAAATGGCTCTCGTGCATGTGCTCACTATGCTCACCGTTTTGGTTTAGCTCACTCTGAGATGGAGTTTCTAACCGGTGCAGGTGTGATTAAAGCGAGTGTAGAGGGGGATATGGTGCAAAGCGATTTGACCCCTCCCTATGTTGTCAATGATGAAATTGTTGAGTATGATATGCGATGGTGGCTTATTGACACGGGAGTTCCGCATTTGGTAACGTTTGATGCTGATATGGAGCGTTTTGATATTGATATGGCGCGGGAATTACGTCACAAGTACAACGCAAATGTAAACATCGCATCGGTTCAAAGCAATGGAGCAATCCATGTGCGAACCTATGAACGTGGTGTAGAAGATGAGACGTTAGCCTGCGGAACAGGGATGGCGGCCTGTTTTTACCGTGCATCTATTGAAAGTTTGGTTGCGGATCGTGCACGTGTCTATCCGAAAAGTGGAGAGACGCTGTATCTCGGATTAGACGAGGGTGTGATTACCTTTAAAGGGGAAGTGCAAGGGGTTTTTGAGACCACTTGGAGATTTTTATAA
- the coaE gene encoding dephospho-CoA kinase (Dephospho-CoA kinase (CoaE) performs the final step in coenzyme A biosynthesis.), with translation MAYKYAIALSGGIATGKSTVGTLLGLNGLRIIDADMISHRILDENSGWIREHFGEEFIKGSTVNRPELGKMIFSHPEAKKELEGFLHPKIRAAIEAESEKQDTFQYPYLIDIPLFFETASYPIEKCVVVYTPKSLQLERFIKRNGFSEEESLRRLESQMDIEEKKARATWVIDNSSNLKHLQNECERFVEEIKRLYPAPKV, from the coding sequence ATGGCGTATAAATATGCAATAGCATTGAGCGGGGGGATTGCTACGGGCAAAAGTACGGTAGGGACACTTTTGGGGCTTAATGGTTTACGCATTATCGATGCCGATATGATTTCTCACCGTATTTTAGATGAAAATAGCGGATGGATTCGAGAACACTTTGGAGAAGAATTTATCAAAGGTTCAACGGTAAATCGTCCTGAACTTGGGAAAATGATTTTTTCTCATCCTGAAGCCAAAAAAGAGCTTGAAGGATTTTTGCACCCAAAAATTCGTGCTGCGATCGAAGCTGAGAGTGAAAAACAGGATACTTTTCAATACCCCTATCTCATTGATATTCCCCTATTTTTTGAGACTGCTTCCTATCCGATAGAGAAATGTGTAGTGGTCTATACTCCTAAATCGTTACAATTAGAACGCTTTATAAAGCGTAACGGTTTTTCCGAGGAGGAGTCTTTGCGCCGACTCGAGAGCCAAATGGATATTGAAGAGAAAAAAGCCCGCGCAACATGGGTTATTGATAACTCTTCCAATCTTAAACATTTGCAGAATGAGTGTGAACGGTTTGTGGAAGAAATTAAAAGACTCTACCCCGCACCTAAGGTATAA
- a CDS encoding spermidine synthase, giving the protein MKTFIYPEMMVHVALCTHKQPNAVLLASDNSALLMGELERYRNTSVSTISVNNLLDSLRSVEDKSADVVLMDTLTHDAAVIAHIGRILKGDGVLVLQHPSLDDVIGNTVLMHILGNYFKIIMPYYAGDGTTLLLCSREYHPTADIILQRSDLLEGQQFYNCDVHVGVFAMPQYVRKNYLGIIRN; this is encoded by the coding sequence ATGAAAACGTTTATTTATCCTGAAATGATGGTCCATGTGGCCTTATGTACCCACAAACAACCAAATGCGGTTTTGCTCGCGAGTGATAATAGTGCTCTTTTGATGGGAGAACTTGAGAGATATCGTAACACATCGGTTAGCACTATCAGTGTTAATAATCTACTCGATTCCCTCCGTAGTGTTGAGGATAAAAGTGCCGATGTTGTTTTAATGGATACCCTTACTCATGATGCAGCCGTTATTGCACATATTGGTCGTATATTAAAAGGAGATGGGGTTCTTGTGCTACAGCATCCATCACTTGATGATGTAATCGGAAATACGGTATTGATGCATATTCTAGGAAATTATTTTAAAATTATAATGCCATATTACGCTGGAGATGGAACAACGTTGCTTCTTTGTTCACGCGAGTACCATCCGACCGCCGATATTATTTTACAACGCAGTGATTTGCTCGAAGGGCAGCAGTTTTACAATTGTGATGTTCATGTTGGAGTATTTGCGATGCCGCAATATGTTCGTAAAAATTATTTGGGCATTATCCGTAACTAA
- the purM gene encoding phosphoribosylformylglycinamidine cyclo-ligase, with protein sequence MSQISYKDAGVDIDAGNSFVENIKPLVKSTTIPGVLGGIGSFAGAFELPTGYREPVMLAATDGVGTKLKLAIDSGIHNTVGIDLVAMCVNDLICNFGTPSFFLDYYATGKLDVTAATAVVSGIAEGCRQAECALIGGETAEMPGMYHSDDYDLAGFAVGIGEKSELDRSNKVAAGDILIALPSSGLHSNGFSLARKVLFEKMGMKFDDQFEGKPLIETLLTPTRIYVKTFKALKDKIQALAHITGGGIVENFPRVLPEGLRAVITESSIRVLPIFELIGQHVERHEMFRAFNMGVGMILVVKEYDVADVLAATDGYIIGHLEEGKREAILV encoded by the coding sequence ATGAGCCAAATCAGCTACAAAGATGCCGGAGTCGATATCGATGCAGGTAACAGTTTTGTCGAAAATATCAAACCCCTTGTCAAATCGACGACCATTCCGGGAGTTTTAGGTGGAATCGGATCATTTGCCGGTGCGTTTGAACTTCCTACTGGATACCGTGAACCCGTTATGCTTGCAGCAACTGATGGAGTCGGAACCAAGCTCAAACTCGCTATCGATTCGGGTATCCACAACACTGTCGGTATCGATTTGGTTGCTATGTGCGTAAACGATTTGATTTGTAACTTCGGAACCCCCTCTTTCTTCCTCGACTATTATGCTACAGGCAAACTCGATGTAACTGCTGCTACCGCTGTTGTAAGCGGTATCGCAGAAGGATGCCGTCAAGCCGAATGTGCCCTAATCGGTGGAGAAACGGCGGAGATGCCGGGGATGTACCACTCAGATGATTATGATTTAGCAGGATTCGCCGTCGGTATCGGTGAAAAAAGTGAACTTGATCGCTCTAATAAAGTAGCGGCGGGTGATATCCTCATCGCATTGCCAAGCTCAGGGCTTCACTCCAACGGATTCTCTTTGGCACGTAAAGTATTGTTTGAAAAAATGGGGATGAAGTTCGACGATCAGTTCGAAGGGAAACCACTCATTGAGACCCTTTTGACCCCTACACGTATCTATGTCAAAACATTCAAAGCACTCAAAGATAAAATCCAAGCACTCGCTCACATCACGGGAGGTGGAATCGTTGAAAACTTCCCGCGTGTTCTTCCTGAAGGTCTACGCGCCGTTATCACCGAAAGCTCTATCCGCGTATTGCCGATTTTCGAGCTTATCGGTCAACATGTTGAACGTCATGAGATGTTTCGTGCATTTAACATGGGTGTCGGAATGATTCTCGTAGTCAAAGAATACGATGTTGCCGATGTTCTCGCCGCAACTGATGGCTATATTATCGGTCATCTCGAAGAGGGAAAACGCGAAGCGATCCTTGTTTAA
- a CDS encoding heme-binding domain-containing protein, translated as MNLKVLSIAVVVTAVAIQFIPYGKEHTNPPVVSSPLWDSPRTQELFNRACADCHSNQTKYPWYSNIAPISWLVMHDIEEGREKLNVSMLGVQKKNKVKDAADEVKEGEMPIPPYFIAHPEARLSDTEKQELISGLEKTFGKEEK; from the coding sequence ATGAATTTGAAAGTACTCTCTATCGCGGTCGTTGTAACGGCTGTCGCTATACAATTTATCCCTTATGGAAAAGAGCATACAAACCCACCTGTCGTAAGTTCACCTCTATGGGATTCTCCCCGCACTCAAGAGCTTTTTAACCGCGCTTGTGCCGATTGTCACTCCAATCAAACTAAATACCCATGGTACAGCAATATCGCCCCTATTTCATGGCTTGTAATGCATGATATCGAAGAGGGGCGTGAGAAATTGAACGTCTCTATGCTCGGTGTCCAAAAGAAAAATAAAGTCAAAGATGCAGCAGATGAAGTAAAAGAGGGAGAAATGCCGATACCTCCGTATTTCATTGCCCATCCTGAAGCACGCCTCAGTGATACAGAGAAACAAGAGCTAATCAGCGGTTTGGAAAAAACATTCGGAAAAGAAGAGAAATAA
- the ccoG gene encoding cytochrome c oxidase accessory protein CcoG, with protein sequence MSEETVSPKGKEYLAGWVSWRLKRYWFYGIVTVIALVIPWITIDGNHLFLLSFDKLKLHLMFIQFDMQELYLMPFLLMILFIGIFGITVLGGRVFCGWMCPQTIFRVVYRDLIETTILGLRKRIKNKQQEPDYSKVENKIKRLVAILIWTGLAFIAAADLMWYFVPPEDFLAYIQNPMEHTVLVGAIVGIVLFLVYDVIFLQENFCVYVCPYSRIQSVLYDDDTVMAVYNPNRGGEIYNDQKEKMFTKQKDLLAVNTNAECTTCESCVTVCPTHIDIRKGLQLECINCLECVDACTEVMGKLGKPSLVEWSSEKETLYMKGKTHYLRPKIIGYMVILVIVSVILVMMGSKKEYMLLNINKENRLYSIHQLDEGKVRVDNAYTFLLQNTLNEDHDYYFDIVAPQGMEGKIKIGNPTEPFQVKPGVVKKKVVVLYTDETLVTDDRKDTVIPITIKAYATDAKDKVAVIRQSTFTFPRADLLK encoded by the coding sequence ATGAGTGAAGAAACTGTATCCCCAAAAGGGAAAGAGTATTTGGCAGGATGGGTGTCGTGGCGTCTTAAGCGCTACTGGTTTTATGGGATCGTAACAGTTATAGCATTAGTGATTCCATGGATCACCATTGATGGAAACCATCTTTTCTTGCTAAGTTTTGATAAATTGAAATTGCATTTGATGTTCATTCAATTTGATATGCAAGAGCTCTATTTGATGCCGTTCTTGCTGATGATTCTTTTCATCGGAATTTTCGGTATTACGGTATTGGGCGGACGTGTTTTCTGTGGATGGATGTGTCCACAGACTATCTTTCGTGTTGTCTACCGTGATTTGATTGAAACAACGATTTTAGGTCTTCGCAAGCGGATTAAAAACAAGCAACAAGAACCTGATTACTCAAAAGTAGAGAATAAAATTAAACGTCTTGTGGCGATTTTGATTTGGACGGGATTGGCGTTTATCGCTGCTGCCGATTTGATGTGGTATTTTGTCCCTCCTGAGGATTTCTTGGCGTACATCCAAAACCCGATGGAACATACCGTTCTTGTGGGTGCGATTGTAGGAATAGTCCTATTTTTAGTTTATGATGTTATTTTCTTGCAAGAGAATTTTTGTGTTTATGTTTGTCCTTATTCTCGTATTCAATCGGTTCTTTATGATGATGATACGGTTATGGCAGTCTATAATCCAAACCGTGGCGGTGAGATTTATAATGACCAAAAAGAGAAAATGTTTACCAAACAAAAAGATCTTCTTGCTGTCAATACCAATGCAGAGTGTACGACATGTGAGAGCTGTGTAACGGTTTGTCCTACCCATATCGATATTCGCAAAGGGTTGCAACTCGAGTGTATCAACTGTTTAGAGTGTGTTGATGCATGTACAGAGGTTATGGGTAAACTTGGTAAACCTTCATTGGTTGAGTGGTCGAGTGAAAAAGAGACTCTCTATATGAAAGGGAAAACCCATTATCTCCGTCCGAAAATTATCGGTTATATGGTAATCTTGGTAATAGTCTCGGTTATTTTGGTAATGATGGGAAGTAAAAAAGAGTATATGCTCCTCAACATCAATAAAGAAAATCGTCTCTATTCGATTCATCAATTGGATGAGGGGAAAGTACGTGTTGATAATGCGTATACGTTCTTGTTGCAAAATACATTAAATGAAGACCATGATTATTATTTTGATATAGTTGCTCCACAAGGGATGGAAGGTAAAATCAAAATTGGTAATCCGACTGAACCATTCCAAGTGAAACCAGGTGTTGTGAAGAAAAAAGTGGTTGTTTTGTATACGGATGAGACTTTAGTCACTGATGATCGTAAAGATACCGTTATTCCGATTACGATTAAAGCGTACGCAACCGATGCAAAAGATAAAGTTGCGGTTATTCGACAATCAACATTTACTTTCCCTCGAGCGGATTTACTCAAATAA
- a CDS encoding recombinase family protein: MVVSYIRPDKDFDGVYEQLKLINGYADQKEIMINEELVDQTSQNKRLVDRHEVVRFFRSLNGDTLLVYDTWTLSNCIEDVVQMFSCLLKNNNTIHFVKQGVIIDRNSDTMVVLGLIDQLRQILQDDAKKGIGRPRGSKSSSKFDVHLEQIIDLLKKRKSVSEIARVMGVSRSSLKDYIESRELKEVVNGVIGLGENEDAEAMVIGTIRCPID; the protein is encoded by the coding sequence ATGGTTGTAAGTTACATCCGTCCGGATAAAGATTTTGACGGTGTCTATGAACAGCTTAAATTAATTAACGGTTATGCTGACCAAAAAGAGATTATGATCAATGAAGAGCTTGTTGATCAGACGTCCCAAAATAAACGGTTAGTAGATCGGCATGAAGTAGTACGATTTTTTCGTTCTTTAAATGGCGATACGTTATTGGTTTACGATACTTGGACGCTCAGTAACTGTATCGAAGACGTTGTTCAAATGTTTAGCTGTCTTTTGAAAAATAATAATACGATCCATTTTGTAAAACAAGGAGTCATAATCGACCGTAATAGTGATACAATGGTAGTCTTAGGACTTATCGATCAATTACGACAGATTCTTCAGGATGATGCAAAAAAAGGGATTGGACGACCACGTGGATCTAAATCTTCTTCAAAATTTGATGTTCATTTGGAACAGATTATTGATTTGTTGAAAAAACGGAAAAGTGTGAGTGAAATTGCCCGCGTGATGGGGGTTAGTCGGAGTTCCCTTAAAGATTATATTGAATCGCGTGAACTAAAAGAGGTCGTTAACGGTGTCATCGGATTGGGTGAGAATGAAGATGCTGAAGCTATGGTGATAGGGACGATTCGTTGTCCAATTGATTAA
- a CDS encoding UDP-N-acetylmuramate dehydrogenase, translating into MNTKTIDFSKFASIRIGPVVDVALIENDVVPDGHLIIGSANNVLISPTPPPLMILSKEYDFIALEEDGLHIGAATPGGRVVSFCKKNDIAHFEYLSKLPGTLGGMLKMNAGLKEYEIFNHLIAVRTQSGWKQKSEIEYGYRKTSINEVIFEAVFEADRGYSVERYELFNQMRSNQPHEPSAGSCFKNPPNDYAGRLIEAVGLKGERKGAMSFSEVHANFLVNYGGGTYEDALYLINEAQKRVSEIFNIELQCEIVLINYKN; encoded by the coding sequence ATGAATACCAAAACCATCGATTTCTCCAAATTTGCCTCTATCCGTATCGGTCCTGTTGTAGACGTTGCCCTCATCGAAAATGATGTTGTCCCCGATGGGCATTTAATCATCGGTTCGGCGAATAACGTTCTTATCTCTCCCACCCCACCGCCGCTCATGATTCTCTCTAAAGAGTATGATTTTATCGCTCTCGAAGAGGATGGTCTCCATATTGGTGCGGCAACTCCTGGAGGGCGTGTCGTATCGTTTTGTAAAAAGAACGATATCGCCCATTTTGAATACCTCTCCAAACTCCCCGGAACACTCGGGGGAATGCTCAAAATGAATGCAGGGCTGAAAGAGTATGAGATTTTTAACCATCTTATTGCCGTTCGCACCCAAAGCGGTTGGAAGCAAAAAAGTGAAATTGAATACGGTTATCGCAAAACCTCTATCAATGAAGTAATCTTTGAAGCGGTGTTTGAAGCTGATCGTGGGTATTCGGTTGAGCGATATGAGCTGTTTAACCAAATGCGTTCAAATCAGCCACATGAGCCCAGCGCGGGAAGTTGTTTTAAAAACCCTCCGAACGATTATGCCGGACGTTTAATCGAAGCGGTTGGATTAAAGGGGGAGCGAAAAGGGGCAATGAGTTTCAGTGAAGTTCATGCAAATTTTTTGGTCAATTATGGGGGTGGTACCTATGAGGATGCTCTTTACTTGATTAATGAAGCTCAAAAACGGGTTAGCGAGATATTTAATATTGAGCTTCAGTGCGAAATTGTCCTCATAAATTATAAGAACTGA
- the fliQ gene encoding flagellar biosynthesis protein FliQ yields MQSELIGLGIETFKIALILSLPALLVGMFLGLAVSIFQATTQINEMTLSFIPKIIGIVIIIILTMPWMMNEMQDFTIRMFNMIPTFMQ; encoded by the coding sequence ATGCAGTCGGAATTGATTGGTTTAGGAATCGAGACATTTAAAATCGCATTGATTTTATCATTACCCGCATTGCTCGTGGGGATGTTTTTAGGGCTTGCGGTAAGTATTTTCCAAGCCACTACCCAAATCAATGAGATGACCCTCAGTTTTATCCCCAAGATTATCGGAATTGTAATCATCATCATTTTAACCATGCCGTGGATGATGAATGAGATGCAAGATTTCACGATCCGTATGTTCAATATGATTCCTACTTTTATGCAATGA
- a CDS encoding menaquinone biosynthesis family protein — MKKMVIAHSPDADDIFMYYAIKFGWVGKKETVFENIALDIETLNVEALAGTYDISAISFGLYPHIRNDYALLRTAVSFGSGYGPKLIRKHDTQLKRRFKVALSGKYTTNALLFRIAYPEAKIVYMNFLEIEQAVLDGVVDAGVLIHESILGFDSSLVVERELWDVWCELSGGDLPLPLGGMAIRRSLPITSAIAYEKTLTQAVQVARDHKELLSKMLLERSLVRIDGETLEKYLELYANDDSISLNETQYRAINKLFELGYAHGFFDAQIDANDFTIPLEYTDLRNS, encoded by the coding sequence GTGAAAAAGATGGTAATAGCCCACTCCCCTGATGCCGATGATATTTTTATGTATTACGCCATTAAGTTTGGATGGGTAGGGAAAAAAGAGACCGTTTTTGAGAATATTGCCCTCGATATCGAGACGCTGAATGTTGAAGCATTAGCGGGAACCTACGATATCAGTGCAATTAGTTTCGGACTTTATCCCCATATCCGTAACGATTACGCCCTACTTCGCACAGCCGTGAGTTTCGGTAGCGGTTATGGACCAAAGCTGATACGCAAACACGACACACAGCTAAAGCGCCGTTTTAAAGTAGCGTTGAGTGGAAAATACACCACCAATGCTCTACTGTTTCGCATCGCTTATCCCGAAGCAAAAATCGTCTACATGAACTTTTTAGAGATTGAACAAGCGGTTTTGGACGGAGTGGTCGATGCCGGTGTTTTGATTCATGAGAGTATTCTCGGGTTTGACAGCTCATTGGTCGTTGAGAGAGAGTTATGGGATGTGTGGTGTGAACTTAGCGGTGGTGATTTACCTCTTCCGCTAGGGGGGATGGCGATTCGACGTTCACTTCCTATTACCTCAGCGATAGCGTATGAAAAAACATTAACGCAAGCCGTTCAAGTGGCGCGTGACCATAAAGAGCTCCTCTCTAAAATGTTGTTGGAGCGAAGTTTAGTCCGAATCGATGGTGAAACGTTAGAAAAATATTTGGAATTGTATGCCAATGATGACTCTATCTCTTTGAATGAGACACAATACCGTGCAATCAACAAACTTTTTGAGCTCGGATATGCACACGGTTTTTTTGATGCTCAAATCGATGCTAACGATTTCACCATCCCTCTCGAATACACCGATTTGAGGAATAGTTAA